One Armatimonadota bacterium genomic window carries:
- a CDS encoding redoxin domain-containing protein — protein sequence MMLSEGAPFPSFSLSDQNGKTWTNDDLKGSKAVIYFYPKDNTPGCTAEACEFRDRLEAIPGTHVFGVSPDSAKKHQNFAKKFNLNFPLLADTERSLIDACGLWVQKTFMGRKYMGVERTTYVLDENGIIVKIYEKVNPLGHAAEVGAFLAAK from the coding sequence ATCATGCTGAGCGAAGGCGCCCCATTTCCTTCTTTTTCCCTCTCCGACCAAAACGGGAAAACATGGACGAACGATGACCTCAAAGGGTCGAAGGCTGTCATCTACTTCTATCCGAAGGACAATACGCCTGGCTGTACTGCCGAAGCCTGCGAATTCCGAGACCGCCTCGAAGCGATCCCAGGCACCCACGTGTTCGGTGTTTCGCCAGACTCGGCCAAGAAGCATCAGAACTTTGCCAAGAAGTTCAACTTGAATTTCCCTCTGCTGGCCGACACCGAGCGAAGCCTCATCGACGCTTGCGGGCTCTGGGTTCAAAAGACCTTCATGGGTCGCAAATACATGGGCGTCGAACGCACGACCTACGTCCTCGACGAGAACGGAATCATCGTCAAGATTTACGAAAAGGTCAACCCACTCGGCCATGCCGCCGAAGTTGGAGCCTTTTTGGCGGCCAAGTAG
- a CDS encoding sigma-70 family RNA polymerase sigma factor, giving the protein MSETKDRYFEQVYKESYPKMFNFAKRLCNNSDQAEDVTQEAFLRAYIAFDTCHSEAKLDNWLMRIVHNVFVDTKRKERRRIQALSESFFAEEGGLEQFADPNKLVEELLTQGTNNPALEAALSTLEPQAQELLRLAYVERLPHAEIGKRLGVRTGAARSRVHRLCVHLKRLMSVSNFSGGVPA; this is encoded by the coding sequence ATGAGTGAGACGAAGGATCGATACTTCGAACAAGTCTACAAAGAGTCCTATCCCAAGATGTTCAATTTTGCGAAACGGCTCTGCAACAACAGTGATCAAGCCGAAGACGTCACCCAGGAAGCATTCCTGCGCGCGTACATCGCGTTTGACACTTGTCACTCGGAAGCAAAACTCGACAACTGGCTCATGCGCATCGTTCACAACGTTTTCGTGGATACGAAACGGAAGGAGCGACGCCGGATCCAGGCGCTCAGCGAGTCGTTTTTTGCCGAGGAGGGCGGGCTCGAGCAATTTGCCGACCCCAACAAACTCGTCGAAGAGCTGCTGACCCAAGGGACTAACAATCCTGCGCTGGAAGCCGCCCTGTCCACCCTCGAGCCTCAGGCTCAAGAACTGTTACGCCTCGCCTATGTCGAAAGACTGCCCCATGCAGAAATCGGCAAGCGACTCGGCGTCCGAACCGGTGCGGCTCGTTCCAGAGTTCATCGGCTATGCGTTCATCTGAAACGCTTGATGTCCGTCAGCAACTTTTCTGGCGGCGTCCCTGCTTAG
- a CDS encoding response regulator — MRKLLELSLWQIPRWVPYTSGVVLVAAITIFRYQSSPFFGDKGSLLFFTLPIVISAFIGGFGPGIFTAILSLLTAKFLFIPDLYSFNIADPVAKVGMMSSAINWLVICIICELLREAARSYRGAASERDYQRDHLSVVLDSISDGFFAVDNDWRITHANRAMREMVGQYATVDSQVLWDFLPPEQEHIKQQLIEAKNSKQFVILDVPERDDGPRWFQFRAFPEEQGVFVYMQDITDRKEAQMRNERILADERRARSEAEKASRLRDEFVATVSHELRTPLVSILGWAELLQRRSHEDSYIKEGLSAIESSSKQQAKLIEELLDISRMSAGKVPMNMEVVMLPVVIEEAALGCSLAANNKAIELRIDLPSQDVLINGDAGRLHQIVTNLISNAVKFTPRGGHVTVKLIREGNSAILTVQDDGEGIPASFLPFVFDRFRQANATLTRSQGGLGLGLSIVKQLVELHGGNIEAASEGPGKGSLFTITFPIDPILTQGPRDEIFDIKAKPLSNVKVMVLDDDEGTRDLLALILAESGADVNLAGDAESAFPLMESFQPDVLVSDIGMPGVDGYQFIERVRTLSEEKGGKVPAVALTAFAREEDRERALSAGFQEHLAKPIESSVLVQTLSRLIRSERPHLI; from the coding sequence ATGAGGAAACTGCTCGAACTGAGTTTGTGGCAAATTCCACGCTGGGTGCCTTATACCAGCGGGGTTGTCCTCGTCGCGGCGATTACGATTTTCCGTTATCAGTCTTCGCCGTTCTTTGGCGATAAGGGATCGCTCCTCTTCTTTACGCTTCCGATTGTCATTTCGGCGTTCATCGGCGGCTTTGGACCGGGCATCTTTACGGCGATTTTGAGCCTGCTGACGGCAAAGTTCCTCTTTATTCCCGACCTCTATTCGTTCAACATCGCCGACCCAGTCGCGAAGGTGGGCATGATGAGTTCGGCGATCAACTGGCTTGTTATCTGCATCATCTGCGAGCTGTTGCGTGAGGCGGCGCGGTCGTACCGCGGTGCGGCGTCGGAACGCGACTACCAAAGAGACCACCTGTCGGTGGTTTTGGACAGCATCAGCGACGGCTTTTTTGCGGTCGACAACGACTGGCGGATCACCCATGCGAATCGGGCCATGCGCGAAATGGTCGGTCAGTACGCAACGGTGGACAGCCAGGTGCTTTGGGATTTTCTTCCGCCCGAGCAGGAGCACATTAAGCAACAACTGATCGAGGCGAAGAATTCGAAACAGTTTGTGATTTTGGACGTTCCAGAGCGGGACGATGGGCCGCGATGGTTCCAGTTCCGCGCCTTTCCTGAGGAGCAGGGTGTTTTCGTTTATATGCAGGACATCACCGACCGAAAGGAAGCACAGATGCGGAACGAGCGGATTCTGGCCGACGAGCGGCGGGCGCGTAGCGAGGCCGAGAAGGCCAGCCGACTTCGCGACGAGTTTGTGGCGACGGTTTCGCATGAATTGCGGACACCGCTGGTTTCGATTCTCGGATGGGCGGAGCTTCTGCAGAGACGCTCGCACGAGGACTCCTATATCAAGGAGGGCCTGTCGGCGATCGAGAGCAGTTCGAAGCAACAGGCGAAGCTGATTGAGGAACTTCTGGATATCAGCCGCATGAGCGCAGGCAAAGTGCCGATGAACATGGAGGTCGTTATGCTTCCGGTGGTTATCGAGGAGGCGGCGCTGGGATGCAGCCTGGCGGCCAACAACAAAGCGATCGAGCTACGAATCGATTTGCCCTCGCAGGACGTGCTGATTAATGGCGACGCGGGGCGCTTGCACCAGATCGTGACGAACCTGATTTCGAACGCGGTCAAGTTTACGCCTCGCGGCGGACATGTGACGGTAAAGCTGATTCGAGAAGGCAATTCGGCAATCTTGACCGTTCAGGACGATGGGGAAGGTATTCCGGCGTCGTTCCTGCCATTCGTGTTCGATCGGTTCCGACAAGCGAATGCGACGTTGACGCGCTCGCAGGGCGGCTTGGGCCTCGGACTCTCGATTGTGAAGCAGTTAGTGGAGTTGCACGGCGGAAACATCGAAGCGGCGAGCGAGGGGCCCGGAAAGGGAAGCTTATTTACGATCACGTTTCCCATCGACCCGATCTTGACGCAGGGACCTCGGGATGAGATTTTCGACATCAAGGCCAAGCCGCTTTCGAACGTGAAGGTAATGGTCCTGGACGACGACGAGGGGACGCGCGATTTGCTGGCGCTGATCCTGGCCGAGAGCGGAGCAGATGTGAATTTGGCGGGGGACGCCGAGTCGGCGTTTCCGCTGATGGAATCATTCCAGCCGGACGTGCTGGTGAGCGACATCGGCATGCCGGGCGTGGACGGGTATCAGTTTATTGAACGTGTGCGCACGCTTTCCGAGGAGAAGGGCGGGAAGGTGCCGGCGGTGGCCCTAACCGCGTTTGCGCGCGAAGAGGACCGCGAGAGAGCCTTGAGCGCGGGGTTCCAGGAGCATTTGGCGAAGCCGATCGAGTCGTCGGTGCTGGTGCAGACGTTGAGCCGTCTGATTCGGTCGGAGCGACCGCATCTGATCTAA
- a CDS encoding pantoate--beta-alanine ligase: protein MRIIKPVADFPANSTIRTGFVPTMGALHEGHISLIKRSRSENDRTVVSIFVNPTQFGPNEDLSKYPRPFERDCEMASEAGADIVFAPSVEDVYKENSSKIQVPHVTELYEGAHRPGHFDGVATIVAKLFNIVTPNTAYFGEKDLQQCAVVTKLVEDLNFRIKIIFCDTIRENDGLAKSSRNAYLNEHDRLLAPCLHQALIQAKDDLLNGKKSSLTLKEQIEFLKSNSFNVDYFDLVDRSTMHPIRELNDNASLIVAAKLGTTRLIDNVRVIG from the coding sequence TTGAGAATCATCAAGCCAGTCGCAGACTTCCCCGCGAACAGCACGATTAGAACCGGTTTTGTGCCAACGATGGGTGCCTTGCATGAGGGCCACATATCTCTTATCAAACGAAGCCGAAGCGAAAACGACCGCACCGTCGTCAGTATCTTTGTCAATCCGACTCAGTTCGGACCAAACGAAGACCTTTCTAAATATCCTCGCCCTTTCGAACGCGATTGCGAAATGGCATCAGAAGCCGGAGCCGACATCGTATTTGCCCCGTCCGTCGAGGATGTTTACAAAGAAAACTCGTCGAAAATTCAGGTCCCTCATGTCACGGAATTATATGAGGGAGCACACCGGCCGGGGCACTTTGATGGTGTCGCGACTATTGTCGCTAAATTATTCAATATAGTGACGCCGAACACCGCTTACTTCGGTGAAAAAGACCTCCAACAGTGCGCGGTAGTTACAAAACTTGTAGAAGATTTGAACTTTAGGATAAAGATTATCTTTTGCGATACAATTCGAGAAAATGACGGCTTGGCCAAATCGAGTCGAAACGCATATCTGAACGAGCATGATAGGCTATTAGCCCCATGCCTTCACCAAGCATTAATACAGGCAAAGGACGATCTTCTCAACGGGAAGAAGTCGAGTTTGACGCTAAAAGAGCAGATCGAATTCCTCAAGTCAAATTCATTTAACGTAGACTACTTTGACCTAGTAGATCGTTCTACCATGCACCCTATTCGGGAACTTAATGACAATGCTTCGTTGATAGTTGCGGCAAAGCTTGGAACAACTAGACTAATCGATAACGTCAGAGTTATTGGGTAG
- a CDS encoding CBS domain-containing protein: protein MVPRGVGIWTGVPPRATSRDPMPVPPMIATSNSMIRRLWPEIGQTITVILREVLHAHIPTLTESSTVREAVDKMDIYQFPALVVTNQDLKPIAVITEGDICREASRRDSVLTLSAEPAIMIATKDPTVADVNQEISDALHRMLASGISILPVTDSGRLAGVVLRVDLLQALMMDASRKA, encoded by the coding sequence ATGGTGCCTCGCGGCGTCGGAATATGGACCGGAGTTCCTCCCCGCGCCACCAGTCGCGACCCAATGCCTGTCCCTCCGATGATTGCGACGTCGAACTCCATGATAAGGCGATTATGGCCCGAAATCGGCCAAACTATCACTGTGATCCTTCGCGAAGTGCTGCACGCCCACATCCCCACCCTCACGGAGTCCAGCACGGTTCGCGAGGCGGTGGACAAAATGGACATCTACCAGTTCCCCGCCCTGGTCGTCACCAACCAAGACCTCAAACCCATCGCCGTCATCACCGAGGGCGATATCTGCCGCGAAGCCTCTCGCCGCGATAGCGTCCTTACGCTCAGCGCCGAACCCGCGATCATGATCGCCACCAAGGATCCGACCGTCGCCGATGTGAACCAGGAAATCTCCGATGCACTCCACCGCATGCTTGCCAGCGGAATCTCGATCCTCCCTGTCACCGACAGCGGACGCCTGGCCGGCGTTGTGCTTCGCGTCGATTTGCTTCAAGCCCTGATGATGGATGCGTCGAGGAAAGCGTAG
- the panB gene encoding 3-methyl-2-oxobutanoate hydroxymethyltransferase → MSEKITAPSLGRMRAAGEKIVCLTAYDFPSAQIADQAGVDVVLVGDTLGNVIQGHDTTLPVDLEDVCYHVRIVRRGLTRALLVADLPFGSYNISKEQAIESAIKLMKAGASAVKLEGDYHQEIEAMVKAGIPVMGHIGFTPQSINNFGGAKVQGRGDASQDVIAKAKSIEASGAFSIVLELIPADLAGQITQELTIPTIGIGAGPNCSGEIQVWHDIMGISEKQFKHTKVFFNGRDEMGKAAKTYTELVRKGEFPTSENSF, encoded by the coding sequence ATGTCTGAAAAAATAACCGCTCCGAGTCTTGGGCGCATGCGTGCGGCGGGCGAAAAAATCGTCTGTCTTACCGCCTACGACTTCCCTTCGGCCCAAATTGCCGACCAAGCTGGCGTCGATGTCGTCCTCGTTGGCGACACGCTCGGAAATGTCATTCAAGGTCACGATACGACGTTACCCGTCGATCTCGAAGACGTCTGCTATCACGTCCGGATCGTTCGCCGCGGTCTGACTCGCGCCCTCTTGGTTGCCGACCTTCCCTTCGGCTCCTACAATATTTCCAAAGAGCAAGCCATTGAGTCAGCCATCAAATTGATGAAAGCCGGTGCTTCTGCGGTAAAGCTAGAGGGCGATTACCATCAAGAAATCGAAGCAATGGTCAAGGCCGGTATTCCGGTTATGGGTCACATCGGCTTTACTCCCCAGTCCATCAACAATTTTGGCGGTGCCAAGGTCCAAGGACGGGGCGATGCGTCGCAAGACGTGATCGCTAAAGCGAAGTCCATCGAAGCTTCGGGAGCCTTTTCGATTGTTTTAGAACTTATTCCTGCCGATCTTGCCGGCCAGATAACCCAAGAACTCACGATTCCGACTATCGGAATCGGGGCCGGACCAAACTGCAGTGGAGAGATTCAAGTTTGGCACGACATCATGGGCATTTCCGAAAAGCAGTTCAAGCATACAAAAGTATTTTTCAACGGGCGAGACGAGATGGGCAAGGCCGCAAAAACCTATACCGAATTGGTTCGAAAGGGCGAGTTTCCGACTTCGGAGAACTCCTTTTGA
- the rocD gene encoding ornithine--oxo-acid transaminase, which yields MSSTKNFWQDVLQQGFRHLAEDLSLDQVKELFQNYSTHNYKPLPVNLVKGDGIRVWDEKGNEYLDFIGTYSATAHGHLNPTVVKALKDQLDEVAVVSRAFYNAEVGLFCKALADYSSLDMVCPMNSGAEANETCIKLARKWAYTVKGVPDNQAEIIVFQDNFHGRTTTIVGFSTEEAYKAHFGPFTPGFKVVPYGDIDAVRRAITPNTAAILGEPIQAEGGIIIPPDGFMADLRKVCTENNVLLIWDEVQTGFCRTGKRFAWQYEDAKPDLLAVGKPLGGGLLPVSAAVGRREVMEVFQPGDHGSTFGGNPLAAAVAVTALAVMEQDDFAGNSTKMGDLMMSQLRDLPFDQIIEVRGRGLLIGFEIDDTVDTSKLSVNLTKNGILTKETRHRTFRLTPPLTITEEIVSDAVVRIRKAFEATLSS from the coding sequence ATGAGTTCAACGAAGAATTTTTGGCAAGACGTCCTCCAACAGGGCTTTCGGCACCTAGCCGAAGACCTCTCGCTGGATCAGGTCAAGGAGCTCTTCCAGAATTACTCAACCCACAACTACAAGCCGTTGCCCGTCAATCTGGTCAAAGGCGACGGTATCCGTGTGTGGGACGAAAAAGGCAACGAATACCTAGACTTCATCGGCACCTACTCGGCCACGGCTCACGGACACCTTAATCCCACCGTCGTCAAAGCGCTAAAGGATCAGCTCGACGAAGTCGCCGTCGTCTCCCGGGCGTTCTATAATGCCGAAGTCGGTCTTTTCTGCAAGGCGCTCGCCGACTACAGCAGCCTCGATATGGTCTGCCCCATGAACAGCGGCGCTGAGGCCAACGAAACCTGCATCAAATTGGCCCGCAAGTGGGCTTATACGGTCAAAGGCGTCCCGGATAATCAAGCCGAGATCATCGTCTTCCAAGACAACTTCCACGGTCGAACCACCACCATCGTCGGCTTCTCAACCGAGGAAGCCTACAAGGCGCACTTCGGGCCCTTCACGCCCGGATTCAAGGTCGTCCCCTACGGCGATATCGACGCCGTCCGACGGGCAATCACGCCGAACACGGCAGCCATCCTCGGCGAGCCGATCCAGGCCGAAGGTGGCATCATCATCCCGCCCGATGGCTTCATGGCCGACCTCCGCAAAGTCTGCACCGAGAACAACGTCCTGCTAATTTGGGATGAAGTTCAAACCGGCTTTTGCCGCACGGGCAAACGGTTCGCCTGGCAGTACGAAGATGCCAAACCCGACCTTCTCGCCGTTGGCAAACCCCTCGGAGGGGGCCTCCTTCCCGTCTCCGCCGCCGTCGGCCGACGCGAAGTCATGGAAGTCTTTCAGCCTGGCGACCACGGGAGCACCTTCGGCGGAAATCCGTTGGCCGCCGCCGTCGCCGTCACCGCCTTGGCCGTCATGGAGCAGGATGATTTTGCCGGCAACAGCACCAAAATGGGCGATCTGATGATGAGCCAGCTTCGCGACCTCCCGTTCGATCAAATCATCGAAGTTCGCGGACGCGGTCTGCTTATCGGCTTCGAAATCGACGACACCGTCGACACCTCCAAGCTCAGCGTCAATCTCACTAAGAACGGAATTCTCACCAAAGAAACGCGCCACCGGACCTTCCGATTGACGCCGCCACTAACCATTACCGAAGAAATCGTTTCCGACGCCGTTGTCCGAATCCGAAAAGCCTTCGAAGCGACCCTATCGAGTTAG
- a CDS encoding methyltransferase domain-containing protein codes for MLPPTQRFSDRVADYVRYRPSYPADLVRRIMEIGGLNEGSVVADVGCGTGIFAQLLLDTGVKVFGVEPNAPMMEAAVNQLGGYPKFAMLNGTAEGTGLTADSVDAITAAQAFHWFDQEPTRAEFRRILKPRGWVFLLWNERDDKGSEFSRLYEQALLDCAPEYAKVGHRNTPDDDVLAWFQNPAATLERFDNSQFLDLDSFLGRAYSSSYVPAAGTAEREAITARLTEVFERCQSDGLIELKYETKLYYGQLDSLSA; via the coding sequence ATGCTTCCGCCGACCCAACGGTTCAGCGACCGAGTGGCAGACTATGTTCGCTACCGACCTTCGTATCCTGCCGATCTGGTACGCCGCATTATGGAGATTGGCGGACTGAACGAGGGCTCGGTTGTAGCAGACGTTGGGTGCGGGACGGGCATTTTTGCTCAGCTTCTGCTGGATACGGGCGTAAAGGTTTTTGGCGTCGAGCCAAATGCCCCAATGATGGAAGCGGCGGTCAATCAGTTGGGCGGCTACCCGAAGTTTGCCATGCTGAACGGCACGGCAGAGGGCACAGGCTTAACGGCCGACTCGGTCGATGCGATCACGGCGGCGCAGGCGTTCCATTGGTTCGACCAAGAACCGACGCGGGCCGAGTTTCGGCGCATTTTGAAGCCTCGCGGTTGGGTATTCCTGCTTTGGAACGAACGGGACGACAAAGGAAGTGAGTTCTCGCGGCTTTACGAGCAGGCTCTGCTCGACTGTGCGCCGGAGTATGCGAAGGTCGGGCACCGAAACACGCCCGACGATGATGTCTTGGCCTGGTTTCAGAATCCCGCGGCGACATTAGAGCGGTTCGATAACTCTCAATTTTTGGATTTGGATAGCTTCTTGGGTCGGGCGTACTCGTCGAGCTATGTGCCAGCGGCGGGAACGGCGGAGAGGGAAGCGATCACGGCGAGGTTGACCGAGGTGTTTGAGCGTTGTCAGAGTGACGGGCTAATCGAACTGAAGTACGAAACGAAGCTGTACTACGGGCAATTGGATTCTTTGTCCGCGTAG
- a CDS encoding S-methyl-5'-thioadenosine phosphorylase (Catalyzes the reversible phosphorolysis of 5'-deoxy-5'- methylthioadenosine (MTA) to adenine and 5-methylthio-D-ribose-1- phosphate) yields the protein MSILSTASRTVLDSVRVGMWACSTSRRITVIVWPISGHNRLIMEFDVAIIGGTGIGSRLVARGGTPVHIPTPRGTIRGRHLQHGDTNLLLLSRHSAGHKVPPHKVNYVGMATALQQVGVKYCLSSAAVGSLRPEWGPGTMVVCSDFFDFTFRNTTMFDETVVHTDFTYPFARSVRAAMQSAASAENESVEDHGIYVCGNGPRYETPEEIKLYARVKGDVVGMTAASEAIVMREAGVDYGCLAVVTNLAAGIAYQELSHQEVEDEMKRSGEKAVRVLLRAASLVRSS from the coding sequence ATGTCCATTTTGTCCACCGCCTCGCGAACCGTGCTGGACTCCGTGAGGGTGGGGATGTGGGCGTGCAGCACTTCGCGAAGGATCACAGTGATAGTTTGGCCGATTTCGGGCCATAATCGCCTTATCATGGAGTTCGACGTCGCAATCATCGGAGGGACAGGCATTGGGTCGCGACTGGTGGCGCGGGGAGGAACTCCGGTCCATATTCCGACGCCGCGAGGCACCATTCGGGGACGGCACCTTCAGCACGGCGACACGAACCTTTTGCTCCTGAGCCGCCACTCGGCGGGGCACAAGGTGCCGCCGCACAAAGTGAACTATGTAGGCATGGCGACGGCCCTTCAGCAGGTGGGCGTGAAGTACTGCCTATCTTCGGCAGCGGTCGGGAGCCTGCGGCCCGAATGGGGGCCGGGCACGATGGTGGTCTGCTCGGACTTCTTCGATTTCACGTTTCGCAACACGACGATGTTCGACGAAACAGTCGTACACACGGACTTCACCTATCCTTTTGCGAGGAGCGTGCGAGCGGCCATGCAGTCGGCAGCTTCGGCCGAGAATGAGAGCGTTGAGGACCACGGTATTTATGTCTGCGGGAACGGACCACGGTATGAAACGCCGGAAGAGATCAAGCTTTATGCCCGCGTGAAGGGCGACGTGGTGGGCATGACGGCAGCTTCGGAAGCGATCGTGATGCGGGAGGCGGGGGTCGATTACGGCTGCCTGGCGGTCGTGACGAACCTAGCGGCGGGCATCGCCTACCAAGAGCTGAGCCACCAAGAGGTCGAAGACGAAATGAAGCGCTCGGGAGAGAAGGCGGTGCGAGTTCTGCTTCGCGCCGCGAGTTTGGTTCGATCCTCATGA
- a CDS encoding response regulator, with the protein MKGSILVIEDDPAIRRMLNIAFQDTGLKAIEAETGQDGIKAVVHHQPDLILLDIGLPDISGLEVVQNVRTWSKVPIIVLSANGQENLKVECLESGADDYVTKPFGVAELLARIRVVLRREIAAKSPTDSPVFVSGSLKVDLAAREVFLAGERIRLTPLEYKLLTTLIKHAGKIVTHRQLLSEVWGPDYTEESQYLRLYIGYLRKKLDDGASFIVNEPGVGYRLLLTDSTAN; encoded by the coding sequence ATGAAGGGCTCGATCTTGGTGATCGAGGACGACCCAGCTATTCGCCGGATGCTTAATATTGCGTTCCAGGACACGGGTCTCAAAGCCATTGAAGCAGAGACCGGTCAGGACGGGATTAAGGCGGTCGTCCACCATCAGCCCGATTTGATTCTGCTCGACATTGGCCTACCGGACATTTCCGGTTTGGAAGTGGTGCAGAACGTTCGGACCTGGTCTAAAGTGCCGATCATCGTGTTGAGCGCGAACGGCCAGGAAAACCTGAAGGTTGAGTGTCTTGAGTCTGGTGCCGACGACTATGTGACGAAGCCGTTCGGAGTTGCCGAACTGCTGGCACGCATTCGAGTCGTGCTCCGGCGTGAAATCGCGGCCAAGAGCCCGACCGACAGTCCGGTCTTTGTGTCCGGCAGTCTGAAAGTCGATCTGGCGGCCCGCGAAGTGTTTTTGGCCGGTGAACGAATTCGCTTGACTCCGTTGGAGTACAAGCTCCTGACGACGCTGATCAAGCATGCAGGGAAGATCGTCACCCATCGGCAGCTTCTTTCTGAAGTATGGGGTCCAGACTACACCGAGGAGTCGCAGTACCTGCGGCTTTACATCGGGTACCTACGTAAAAAGCTCGACGATGGCGCTTCGTTCATCGTCAACGAGCCGGGTGTGGGCTATCGACTTTTGCTTACGGATTCCACAGCAAACTAG
- the murJ gene encoding murein biosynthesis integral membrane protein MurJ produces MPDEPFANEPELTEPQPEESHSQVNAGVAKAGGIMVFSLLMSRVLGIFRDIIITYIFGINAHMDAYRLAFMLPDVLFYLISGGALSSAFIPVFTEYWHTGRQKEAWKVFSGVMCTISLILLLFILACGVFADPLYRYFLARGLQDKSLIPEIVSMSRILLPAQFAFFIGGLMMGTLYVRRVFAIPGLAPNIYNIGIIFGAVVLSRFVSQPLQGMCWGAAGGAILGNLLIPFLQIRKLGMELHFKFFLEHEGVRKVFKLMLPVILGLSLPAVFGMIMQGFATYFPRGTNSILDLSTKLMQAPLGIFGQSLAIAVFPVLTQFYAQGKMDMFKSQLDRTMRTVIYITVPVSVLMAVLAPQLSVGLYLSRKVPIEQTEQIAVCLQIFCIGIWAWCLHPVLMRAFYSIHDTKTPVIIGTLTTAVFVGLLMVLMKTPLSYKALPLAGSIAPMLMVMAMCAVVSKKLGGFDYVGVFRTLGKALVGSISVALVCALLAWTPLLDYLMNHGPFAHQVWWHKVATLLMVLIGFCIAMWVYYFVTKAMKMPESEYFDRMMKRLERKRAAG; encoded by the coding sequence ATGCCCGACGAACCATTCGCCAACGAACCAGAGTTGACTGAACCCCAACCTGAAGAGTCCCATTCACAAGTCAACGCCGGTGTCGCAAAAGCGGGCGGCATCATGGTCTTCTCCCTGTTGATGAGCCGCGTGCTCGGCATCTTCCGCGACATCATCATCACCTATATCTTTGGCATCAACGCCCACATGGACGCATACCGACTGGCGTTCATGCTCCCCGACGTGCTGTTCTATTTGATTTCGGGTGGCGCGCTGAGCTCCGCGTTCATTCCGGTCTTCACCGAGTATTGGCATACGGGGCGGCAGAAGGAGGCGTGGAAGGTCTTCAGCGGAGTGATGTGCACCATCTCGCTGATCTTGCTTCTGTTCATTCTTGCTTGCGGTGTGTTTGCCGATCCGTTGTATCGATACTTCCTCGCGCGGGGCTTGCAAGACAAGAGTCTGATTCCCGAGATCGTCAGCATGAGCCGGATTCTGTTGCCGGCGCAGTTCGCATTTTTCATCGGCGGTTTGATGATGGGGACGCTGTACGTGCGAAGGGTTTTCGCGATTCCCGGGCTTGCACCAAACATCTACAACATCGGCATTATCTTTGGCGCGGTCGTTCTTTCGCGATTCGTCTCTCAGCCGCTTCAGGGCATGTGCTGGGGCGCGGCAGGTGGCGCCATCCTTGGCAACCTCTTGATTCCGTTCCTCCAGATCCGAAAGCTGGGAATGGAACTCCACTTCAAGTTCTTCCTTGAGCACGAAGGCGTCCGGAAGGTCTTCAAGCTGATGCTCCCGGTCATCCTTGGGCTTTCCTTGCCTGCAGTTTTCGGCATGATCATGCAGGGCTTTGCGACGTATTTTCCGCGTGGCACGAACTCGATTTTGGACTTGAGTACGAAGCTGATGCAGGCTCCGCTGGGCATCTTCGGCCAGTCGTTGGCGATTGCCGTATTCCCCGTCCTGACGCAGTTCTACGCCCAGGGCAAGATGGACATGTTCAAGTCCCAGCTTGACCGAACGATGCGAACGGTCATCTACATTACGGTTCCGGTCTCGGTTCTCATGGCGGTTTTGGCCCCTCAACTTTCGGTTGGCTTGTACCTGAGCCGGAAGGTGCCGATCGAGCAGACGGAGCAGATTGCGGTCTGCCTTCAGATCTTCTGCATCGGAATTTGGGCCTGGTGTCTGCACCCAGTGCTGATGCGAGCCTTTTATTCGATTCATGATACGAAGACCCCGGTGATCATCGGTACGTTGACGACGGCGGTGTTTGTGGGCCTGCTGATGGTCCTGATGAAGACGCCTTTGTCTTACAAGGCATTGCCACTAGCCGGGTCCATCGCTCCGATGCTGATGGTGATGGCCATGTGCGCGGTCGTATCGAAGAAGCTGGGCGGATTCGACTACGTGGGCGTATTCCGCACGCTTGGAAAGGCTTTGGTGGGTTCGATCAGCGTCGCCCTGGTCTGCGCGTTGCTCGCGTGGACGCCGTTGCTGGACTACCTGATGAACCACGGGCCGTTTGCCCATCAAGTTTGGTGGCACAAGGTCGCTACTCTGCTCATGGTGCTGATCGGATTCTGCATCGCGATGTGGGTGTACTACTTCGTGACGAAGGCGATGAAGATGCCGGAAAGCGAGTACTTTGATCGCATGATGAAACGACTAGAGAGAAAGCGAGCCGCCGGGTAG